A genome region from Chryseobacterium sp. G0186 includes the following:
- a CDS encoding DEAD/DEAH box helicase: MNLFTETNLSPDILKAIGELGYESPTEIQKQTIPFILSDIRDLIALAQTGTGKTAAFSLPILDMIDDTSRKIQLLVLCPTRELCLQISKDIKNYSKYMKDIKTTAVYGGSSIVDQMRSLKDKPQIIVGTPGRVIDLINRKALDFSAIHWLVLDEADEMLSMGFKDELETILSETPETKQTFLFSATMNKEVERISKNYLTKPHRISVGSINEVKKNIAHEYYVVGYRQKKEALKRLIDANPNQYSIIFCRTRMETQEVADFLMQNGYAADALHGDLSQAQRDTVMKKFRLKNIDILVATDVAARGLDVNSLTHVIHFSLPDDPEVFVHRSGRTGRAGKDGVSMALIKPEESRKLKQIKSATKIEIHEKFIPTGDDIIKAQVGGVFEKLFTEHEDLFEFDDNLIPDLSKFTKEELVHQLLQFQLKDLALYYKDKHDLAEQKLSSRDDDYSRRDRGRDRDRDRGRDRDSRDRDRGRDRDRGGKPRRRDENMVRFFFNLGKKDHLKKLDVLDIINKATGDGKSKKRAEIGDIEILEKFSFFEVEKSFKDNVLSNIQSMKFKGKDMRAEVAN; the protein is encoded by the coding sequence ATGAATTTATTTACGGAAACCAATTTAAGTCCTGATATCCTTAAGGCAATTGGCGAACTGGGTTACGAAAGCCCAACAGAAATCCAAAAACAGACTATCCCTTTTATTCTTTCAGATATTCGCGACTTGATCGCACTTGCGCAAACAGGGACAGGCAAGACAGCAGCGTTTTCGCTTCCGATTTTGGATATGATTGACGATACGAGTCGCAAAATCCAATTATTGGTGCTTTGTCCGACACGGGAATTATGTCTTCAGATTTCGAAGGACATAAAGAATTACTCTAAGTACATGAAAGACATCAAAACCACAGCGGTTTATGGTGGAAGCAGTATTGTAGATCAGATGAGATCTTTAAAGGACAAGCCACAGATTATTGTGGGAACTCCTGGTAGAGTAATTGATCTTATCAACAGAAAGGCATTAGACTTTTCTGCTATTCATTGGTTAGTATTAGACGAGGCTGATGAAATGCTTTCTATGGGATTCAAAGATGAATTGGAAACCATTCTAAGCGAAACTCCGGAAACAAAACAAACTTTCTTATTCTCGGCTACGATGAATAAAGAAGTGGAAAGAATTTCCAAAAATTACCTTACAAAACCACACCGTATTTCAGTAGGTTCTATCAACGAAGTGAAGAAGAACATTGCTCACGAATATTATGTGGTAGGTTACCGTCAGAAAAAAGAAGCATTGAAGAGATTAATCGATGCCAACCCTAATCAGTATTCCATTATTTTCTGTAGAACAAGAATGGAAACTCAGGAGGTTGCAGATTTCTTGATGCAGAACGGCTATGCAGCTGATGCACTTCATGGAGACCTTTCTCAGGCGCAGAGAGATACGGTAATGAAGAAATTCAGATTGAAGAACATTGATATTCTTGTAGCAACAGACGTTGCAGCAAGAGGATTGGATGTAAACTCTCTGACTCACGTTATTCATTTCTCTTTACCTGATGATCCTGAAGTATTCGTTCACAGAAGTGGAAGAACGGGTAGAGCAGGAAAAGATGGTGTTTCTATGGCTTTAATCAAGCCTGAAGAAAGCAGAAAGCTGAAGCAGATTAAATCTGCAACGAAAATTGAAATTCACGAAAAGTTTATTCCTACAGGTGATGATATTATCAAAGCTCAGGTAGGAGGTGTTTTTGAAAAATTATTCACAGAGCACGAAGATCTTTTCGAATTTGATGATAACTTAATTCCAGATCTAAGCAAATTTACAAAAGAAGAATTGGTGCACCAGTTGCTACAGTTCCAATTGAAGGATCTTGCTTTATACTACAAAGATAAACATGATCTTGCTGAGCAGAAACTGAGCAGCAGAGATGATGATTATTCAAGAAGAGATCGTGGAAGAGATAGAGACAGAGATAGAGGTCGTGATAGAGATAGCAGAGACAGAGATCGTGGAAGAGATAGGGACCGCGGTGGAAAACCAAGAAGGAGAGATGAAAACATGGTAAGATTCTTCTTCAACCTTGGGAAAAAAGACCATCTGAAGAAGCTTGATGTACTAGATATTATCAACAAAGCTACCGGTGACGGAAAGAGCAAGAAAAGAGCTGAAATCGGTGATATCGAAATCTTAGAGAAATTCTCTTTCTTTGAAGTTGAAAAATCATTTAAAGACAATGTCTTGAGCAATATTCAGTCAATGAAATTCAAAGGGAAAGATATGAGAGCTGAAGTAGCTAACTAA
- a CDS encoding N-acetylmuramoyl-L-alanine amidase — MRKTLYIIGLSTFVFSCTSQQNVKKNTYKPKTPVVQPKTAVKTQTPEAPKPKITNEHGVEFFTTNIADPTKNDNTASYGSIVSAKPAGYKVVKTYFPAVAQNFRQRYLILHYTALPDDKSITVLTQQAVSAHYLVNNTGDNEIYQLVDENKRAYHAGVSSWRSDKNLNDTSIGIEIVNAGFPNGAGTRVFAPFSDDQVRKVAALAKDIITRYQIPATNVLAHADIAPTRKQDPGPMFPWKKLYDEYQIGMWYDQTTKQDYFDLAQMDFAAKYIDPSFIFSVQTALQKFGYGVEPSGKWDDATKKTIEAFQYHFRPQNYDGIMDAETWATLQALNLKYSVK, encoded by the coding sequence ATGCGTAAAACATTATATATCATCGGATTAAGCACTTTCGTTTTTTCATGTACTTCCCAACAAAATGTGAAAAAAAATACTTACAAACCGAAAACCCCAGTGGTACAGCCAAAAACTGCAGTTAAAACACAAACTCCGGAAGCTCCAAAACCAAAAATTACAAACGAGCATGGAGTAGAGTTTTTTACTACTAATATAGCAGACCCAACAAAAAATGATAATACGGCAAGCTACGGCTCTATTGTATCTGCAAAACCAGCCGGATATAAAGTTGTAAAAACTTATTTTCCTGCTGTTGCCCAAAATTTCAGACAGCGTTACCTTATATTACACTATACAGCACTTCCGGATGATAAATCCATTACAGTCCTTACACAGCAAGCTGTAAGTGCCCATTATCTGGTAAACAACACCGGAGATAATGAAATTTATCAATTGGTAGATGAGAACAAACGTGCTTATCATGCAGGAGTAAGTTCTTGGAGAAGTGACAAAAACCTTAACGATACTTCAATAGGAATTGAAATTGTAAATGCAGGCTTCCCTAATGGAGCTGGAACAAGAGTATTTGCTCCTTTTAGTGATGATCAGGTAAGAAAAGTTGCTGCATTGGCAAAAGACATTATTACAAGATATCAAATTCCGGCTACCAATGTACTTGCCCATGCAGATATTGCTCCTACAAGAAAGCAGGATCCGGGGCCTATGTTTCCTTGGAAAAAACTATATGATGAATATCAAATAGGGATGTGGTATGACCAGACAACTAAGCAGGATTACTTTGATCTTGCCCAGATGGACTTTGCCGCAAAATATATTGACCCGTCATTTATCTTCAGTGTTCAGACTGCATTGCAGAAATTTGGATATGGAGTAGAGCCTAGCGGAAAATGGGACGATGCTACCAAGAAGACTATTGAAGCTTTTCAGTACCATTTCCGTCCGCAAAATTATGACGGAATCATGGATGCCGAAACATGGGCAACACTGCAGGCTTTAAATCTAAAATATTCAGTAAAATAA
- a CDS encoding DUF2461 domain-containing protein, translating to MSASISSKTFDFLKKLNKNNNREWFNENKNLYIESQENIVTFLDDLIREMSDFDEELAKIDSKKALFRIYRDTRFSKDKSPYKTNFGASLGMGKGNQKGGYYLHLEPGKSFLAGGIYMPESSVLKEVRKEISLYGKDFLTILNNKDFKKYFPELDQDDKLKKVPQGFEKEDPMAEYLKLKNFIVIHHLKDEEVLNKSAVKNMTKIIKLMKPFNDFLNTPFN from the coding sequence ATGTCAGCCAGCATTTCTTCCAAAACATTTGATTTTCTAAAAAAATTAAATAAAAACAACAACCGTGAATGGTTTAATGAGAACAAGAATCTATATATCGAATCCCAGGAAAACATCGTTACTTTCCTTGATGATTTGATTAGGGAAATGTCAGATTTTGATGAAGAACTTGCTAAGATTGACAGCAAAAAAGCATTGTTCAGAATTTACCGCGACACCCGGTTTTCAAAGGATAAATCACCTTATAAAACAAATTTTGGAGCTTCTCTAGGCATGGGTAAAGGAAACCAGAAAGGAGGTTACTATCTTCATCTCGAGCCTGGCAAATCATTTTTAGCCGGTGGAATCTATATGCCTGAATCTTCAGTATTGAAAGAAGTACGAAAAGAAATTTCATTGTATGGCAAGGATTTTCTTACCATTCTAAACAACAAGGATTTCAAAAAATATTTCCCGGAGCTTGACCAGGATGATAAACTTAAAAAAGTTCCTCAGGGTTTTGAAAAGGAAGATCCAATGGCTGAATATTTAAAGCTTAAAAACTTTATTGTCATCCATCATCTGAAAGACGAAGAAGTTTTGAACAAAAGTGCAGTAAAGAATATGACCAAGATCATTAAACTCATGAAGCCGTTTAATGATTTTTTAAACACTCCTTTTAACTAA
- a CDS encoding glycosyltransferase, translated as MRFLIIIPAHNEEQNLPFTLDSLQQQNTKDFKVVIVNDGSTDRTSEVIRKYTENDSRFETINLQKSEHQPGSKVVHAFKNGLQTQSVDEFDIICKFDADIILPENYLKTVENAFANNPKYGLVGGLLYVEKDGNWVYEGNSNKHHVRGPMKAYRKECFVQMGGLRETLGWDNIDSILLENLDWKEVVLPELHVKLIKVKGADYTIKPADYYGRYFYFLGLNRFLAYIASSKEAMKSKSPSFFFDIISSYETCRSQKLELKITKEEQKTVNDQRWRMLKKKWLKM; from the coding sequence GTGAGGTTTTTAATCATTATTCCTGCCCATAACGAAGAGCAGAACCTCCCATTCACTCTGGATTCCCTGCAACAGCAAAATACTAAGGATTTTAAGGTGGTAATCGTTAATGACGGGTCTACAGACAGGACGTCTGAAGTCATCAGGAAGTATACAGAGAATGATTCCCGTTTTGAAACCATTAATCTTCAGAAATCAGAACATCAACCGGGATCCAAGGTTGTTCATGCCTTTAAAAATGGCTTACAGACTCAATCTGTTGATGAGTTCGATATCATCTGTAAATTTGATGCCGATATTATCTTGCCCGAAAATTATCTGAAAACAGTAGAAAATGCTTTTGCCAATAACCCCAAATATGGATTGGTTGGCGGGTTGCTGTATGTAGAAAAAGACGGAAACTGGGTGTATGAAGGAAATTCCAATAAACATCATGTAAGAGGTCCCATGAAAGCGTACCGAAAGGAATGTTTTGTTCAGATGGGTGGCTTAAGGGAAACCTTGGGTTGGGACAATATAGATTCTATACTGCTGGAGAACCTAGATTGGAAGGAAGTTGTTTTACCGGAACTTCATGTAAAGCTGATCAAAGTAAAAGGAGCGGACTATACCATAAAACCTGCTGATTATTACGGGAGATATTTTTATTTTCTGGGTTTAAACAGATTCCTGGCTTATATAGCCTCTTCAAAAGAAGCCATGAAAAGCAAATCACCCTCATTCTTCTTTGATATTATTTCATCCTATGAAACCTGCCGATCCCAAAAGTTAGAACTTAAAATTACAAAAGAAGAACAGAAAACAGTTAATGATCAACGTTGGAGAATGTTGAAAAAGAAATGGCTGAAGATGTAA
- a CDS encoding lipopolysaccharide biosynthesis protein — translation MSVVARQGFKYSIIGYIGFLLGTVSAIFIFPNDFEFYGKLRYILPTAEMLVPFVLLGISYSNVKFFHTVEKDGKKQNMLSLSLLTVFVNFIIFTAVFFILPYFYPKFRHSEAWKIKEMILPLILILSFCAIFNKYTSNYKRIVVSNIFDNLFPKIANLGAFCLFYYFALSQKIAFAFFFGIFTLMLFGYIYYTNKLEKIQLDFNRDYFKKDDFWKRFFNYSFFGFLGTFGNYLAINSFMIGEFMGMEEVGIYSVLYALISLISIPQLGLFNISAPIINKTLADGDMEELDRFHKKTSLSLYFLGAVLFSCIMVGFPYLTQFMPKNGTMLREYEPVVWIWGSAVLIDLATGFNGNIISLSKYYRFNILVMLLLAGLTIGLNYYFIKNTDLKLIGIALSTAISLTIYNVVKIIFNYIVFKVSPLTIEMIFVSIICTLAITVAIVLPNFNSNFINLMYKPAVVLILIYIGNYFTKIFPIEDYLNVRFIKSIFKFK, via the coding sequence ATGAGTGTAGTAGCGAGACAAGGCTTCAAATATTCCATTATCGGTTATATTGGTTTTTTGCTGGGCACAGTTTCCGCAATTTTCATTTTTCCGAATGATTTTGAATTTTACGGAAAGCTTCGCTACATCCTGCCTACCGCTGAAATGTTGGTTCCTTTTGTTTTACTGGGAATCTCCTATTCTAATGTAAAGTTTTTTCACACGGTGGAAAAGGATGGTAAGAAACAGAATATGTTATCGTTATCCTTACTCACTGTTTTTGTTAATTTCATCATTTTTACGGCTGTATTTTTTATACTGCCTTATTTTTATCCAAAATTCAGACATTCAGAAGCATGGAAGATCAAGGAAATGATTCTTCCCCTGATTTTAATCCTCTCTTTCTGTGCTATTTTTAATAAATACACTTCCAATTATAAAAGGATTGTTGTCTCTAATATTTTTGATAATCTTTTCCCCAAAATAGCCAATCTTGGAGCTTTCTGCCTGTTTTATTATTTTGCTTTATCTCAAAAAATTGCATTTGCATTTTTCTTCGGAATATTTACGCTGATGCTTTTCGGATATATTTATTATACCAATAAGCTGGAAAAAATACAACTTGACTTCAATAGGGATTACTTCAAGAAAGATGATTTCTGGAAACGATTTTTCAACTATAGTTTTTTCGGATTTTTAGGAACCTTTGGAAATTACCTGGCCATCAACAGTTTTATGATTGGGGAATTTATGGGAATGGAAGAGGTGGGAATTTATTCGGTTCTGTATGCCTTAATCTCCCTGATTTCAATTCCACAGCTGGGATTATTTAACATCTCCGCTCCTATCATCAATAAAACACTGGCTGATGGGGATATGGAAGAACTGGACAGGTTTCATAAAAAGACCTCTTTATCCTTATATTTTCTAGGGGCTGTATTGTTCTCATGTATTATGGTAGGATTCCCTTACCTGACCCAGTTTATGCCAAAAAACGGCACAATGTTGAGAGAATACGAACCGGTAGTCTGGATCTGGGGTTCTGCTGTTTTAATAGACTTGGCAACTGGATTTAATGGTAATATTATTTCACTTTCAAAGTATTACAGATTCAACATTTTAGTGATGCTCTTATTAGCGGGATTAACTATTGGCCTGAATTATTACTTCATCAAAAATACAGATCTGAAACTTATCGGAATTGCTTTATCTACTGCCATTTCCCTGACTATCTATAATGTAGTTAAGATCATCTTTAATTACATTGTATTTAAGGTTTCTCCGCTGACTATTGAAATGATTTTTGTTTCTATTATCTGTACTCTGGCCATTACAGTGGCTATCGTTTTACCAAACTTCAATAGTAACTTTATCAACTTGATGTATAAACCCGCTGTGGTTTTAATACTGATCTACATCGGAAATTATTTCACGAAGATATTCCCGATAGAAGACTATCTGAATGTGAGGTTTATTAAGAGTATTTTTAAGTTTAAATAG
- a CDS encoding FkbM family methyltransferase, whose translation MSLYQKIAEKLQYISPKFYKKRYFKNLNNLNKNNFSERNVEPELVWIKEYLPKNAVILDIGANVGTFLYQLESKLDHEHIYAFEPNKKLYRRLKRLFPTMRVLPLALSDENMVAEFKVPIINGKTIASRGTLNTSYKEKGEEKSYTEKVKVIKLDEWAAIEHFNKLDFIKIDVEGNEIKTLLGAKETIKQFLPTLMVEMEQRHHQTPIWNEISEVKSWGYEAKYLNRNSFTLETLTEDILLQNTNDEKNKTQYINNIIFIPKNI comes from the coding sequence ATGTCTTTATACCAAAAAATTGCAGAAAAACTACAATATATAAGTCCGAAATTTTACAAGAAAAGATATTTTAAGAACTTAAACAATCTTAATAAAAATAATTTTTCGGAGCGCAATGTAGAACCGGAACTGGTATGGATCAAGGAATACCTTCCTAAAAACGCTGTAATATTGGATATTGGCGCCAATGTAGGGACATTTTTATATCAACTGGAAAGCAAGTTGGATCATGAGCATATTTATGCCTTTGAACCCAATAAAAAACTTTACAGAAGATTAAAAAGATTATTCCCAACCATGCGAGTGCTTCCTTTGGCACTTTCTGACGAAAATATGGTAGCCGAATTCAAGGTTCCGATTATCAATGGAAAAACAATTGCTTCCCGTGGAACTTTAAATACTTCCTACAAGGAAAAAGGTGAAGAGAAAAGCTACACCGAAAAGGTAAAGGTTATCAAACTGGACGAATGGGCAGCAATAGAACATTTCAACAAACTGGATTTCATCAAGATTGATGTTGAAGGAAATGAAATAAAGACTCTTTTGGGAGCCAAGGAAACCATCAAACAATTTCTTCCAACCTTAATGGTTGAAATGGAACAAAGACATCACCAAACACCCATATGGAATGAGATTTCTGAGGTAAAAAGCTGGGGATATGAAGCCAAGTACCTTAACAGGAATAGCTTTACTCTGGAAACACTTACGGAAGACATTCTATTGCAAAATACAAACGACGAAAAAAATAAAACTCAGTACATCAACAATATTATTTTTATACCTAAAAACATTTAA
- the aspA gene encoding aspartate ammonia-lyase, producing MENFRKESDLLGELNVPLDAYYGVQTQRAIDNFKISGQLLSSYPDFIKGLAFVKKAAAKTNYELGLLDENLYFKIAEACDEIVEGKYHDQFPVDMIQGGAGTSINMNANEVIANIVLQKLGKNKGEYEFCSPNDHINLSQSTNDAYPTAIKMGLLQMNIGLVEKLEKIIAAFRAKGQEFHDVIKMGRTQLQDAVPMTLGQEFEAYAATLEEDISKLNNNASLFVEVNMGATAIGTGLNAPVGYATLCAKNLAQITGFPIVSAPNLVEATPDTGSYVIYSSAMKRLAVKLSKICNDLRLLSSGPRAGLFEINLPPMQPGSSIMPGKVNPVIPEVVNQVCFKVFGNDLTVTFAAEAGQLQLNVMEPVLSHAIMENINFLCNALDTLREKCVVGITANKEVCLNMVKHSIGIVTALNPYIGYKQSTQIAKEALESGKSVYNLVLEKGILSQEKLDEILDPKNMLMPHNK from the coding sequence ATGGAGAATTTCAGAAAAGAGAGTGATCTACTAGGCGAATTGAATGTGCCTTTAGATGCTTATTATGGAGTGCAGACACAAAGAGCAATCGACAATTTCAAAATTTCAGGACAGCTTTTGTCTTCATATCCGGATTTTATCAAAGGACTGGCCTTCGTAAAGAAAGCAGCAGCAAAAACCAATTATGAATTAGGTCTTCTTGACGAAAACCTATATTTCAAAATAGCAGAAGCTTGTGACGAAATTGTAGAGGGGAAATATCATGACCAATTTCCGGTAGATATGATTCAGGGGGGAGCAGGAACTTCAATCAATATGAATGCGAATGAAGTAATTGCGAATATCGTATTGCAAAAATTAGGAAAAAATAAAGGCGAATACGAATTTTGTTCACCCAACGATCATATTAACCTTTCACAGTCTACCAATGATGCTTATCCTACAGCCATCAAAATGGGATTACTGCAGATGAATATTGGTTTGGTAGAGAAACTTGAAAAAATCATCGCCGCTTTTCGTGCAAAAGGACAGGAGTTTCATGATGTGATCAAAATGGGACGTACACAGCTGCAGGATGCTGTGCCTATGACACTAGGACAGGAGTTCGAAGCCTATGCTGCTACATTGGAAGAAGATATTTCCAAGTTGAACAATAATGCGAGTCTTTTTGTGGAAGTGAACATGGGAGCAACTGCCATCGGAACAGGATTAAATGCTCCGGTAGGGTATGCAACCCTTTGTGCTAAGAATTTAGCTCAGATAACAGGATTCCCGATTGTTTCTGCCCCTAACTTGGTAGAAGCTACACCAGATACAGGATCTTATGTAATTTACTCTTCAGCCATGAAGCGTCTTGCTGTAAAATTATCAAAGATCTGTAATGATTTAAGATTACTTTCATCAGGACCAAGAGCCGGGCTTTTTGAAATCAATCTTCCTCCGATGCAGCCGGGATCATCCATTATGCCGGGTAAAGTAAATCCTGTGATTCCTGAAGTGGTCAACCAGGTTTGCTTTAAGGTATTTGGAAATGATTTAACGGTAACTTTTGCTGCAGAAGCAGGACAGTTACAGCTTAACGTAATGGAACCTGTACTTTCCCATGCCATCATGGAAAACATTAATTTCCTTTGCAATGCCTTAGATACCCTTCGTGAAAAATGTGTCGTAGGAATTACAGCCAATAAGGAAGTATGTCTGAACATGGTAAAACACAGCATCGGTATTGTAACGGCACTTAATCCATATATCGGCTACAAACAATCTACACAGATTGCGAAAGAAGCATTGGAAAGTGGAAAAAGTGTTTACAATCTCGTTTTGGAAAAAGGAATTCTTTCTCAGGAAAAACTGGATGAGATCCTTGATCCGAAAAACATGCTGATGCCACATAACAAATAA